A single region of the Vespula pensylvanica isolate Volc-1 chromosome 8, ASM1446617v1, whole genome shotgun sequence genome encodes:
- the LOC122630867 gene encoding neurotactin, with product MSQADQDKDKSMDKKEIAEEEREKMLNAENTKHTGAAPAPDLESEENKPKKKIPIGGIKMPGFCRTKSKEPCKDDETKPTESTDTETTAVMTKENEQNAPPAPEKPTTPAKDSKEKEGRKGILNAIRLPLVSVFPRKKNKDGDAELGTTGAAGLASIETLDDGGTEKNPIANEDGMETVRLDSDAADGAEPPKRHFFVVCVSAARRNLFALAAVLCILLSVIIIICVACAGPRRNTNLSHKSDKYIEAVTSCGPIQGVLEDGAYAFRGIPYAVPPVDNRRWQTAEPLSRLEHCWNGTYLAHNASEMCWQRETSGRIDGVEDCLYLDVFTPDVRYDSPLPVVVMIGAETLSGSSPGVMQPSAKLARVRDMIFVRPNFRLGIFGFLATEPLSRATHPPTSGNYGLSDIIAALQWVQLNIQYFGGNKTSVTLWGHRAGGTLVTTLVGIRKTRGLFSKVWVSSGSAIFPRKDLKKSEQQSEQFLNSIRCTDANCLRNKGAEDLIDAVPETWHSSFVGLPETRETLARDRMHEWLVLDGAILQEHVGEIWVRDELPIKIVMGTTAHSGTPARYLSSNVTFNSTQIEKIIRESLLGTSGLADEALRRYNATLEGLVRMISDIRVVCPLVTVASMKSNVPFYVATQPRGNLADPDSDAAAILGTYAARTSEEKRHVSAMQQLFNHYVWHGEVPQADSSGANRVLIVSQDILPQHDYPNCDFWIQKDIVPLYGRVD from the exons GATGATGAAACCAAACCCACCGAATCGACGGATACAGAAACCACAGCTGTTATGACAAAggaaaacgaacaaaatgCGCCTCCTGCTCCTGAGAAACCAACAACACCGGCAAAGGactcgaaggagaaagaaggacgaaAGGGCATTCTAAATGCCATTAGATTACCGCTGGTTTCCGTATTTcctagaaagaagaataag GACGGAGATGCTGAATTAGGAACGACTGGTGCCGCTGGTTTAGCTAGTATTGAAACTCTTGATGACGGTGGGACAGAAAAAAATCCTATCGCTAATGAGGATGGCATGGAAACGGTACGTTTGGACAGCGACGCCGCTGATGGAGCAGAACCTCCAAAACGTCATTTCTTTGTAGTCTGCGTGAGTGCTGCAAGGCGAAATTTATTTGCGTTGG cTGCTGTATTGTGTATTCTACTGTCGGTGATTATTATCATATGCGTCGCTTGTGCTGGACCAAGAAGAAATACCAATCTATCTCACAAGAGCGACAAGTACATTGAAGCGGTGACATCATGTGGACCCATACAAGGTGTCTTAGAAGACGGTGCATATGCTTTTCGTGGGATACCATACGCTGTGCCACCGGTTGATAATCGTCGATGGCAAACCGCTGAACCACTCAGTAGACTCGAACACTGTTGGAACGGAACTTACCTGGCTCACAATGCCTCGGAGATGTGCTGGCAACGTGAAACTTCCGGTAGAATCGACGGGGTCGAGGATTGTCTTTATCTCGATGTATTTACGCCAGACGTACGATACGATTCACCGTTACCGGTAGTAGTCATGATCGGTGCAGAAACTTTGAGTGGCTCATCGCCTGGTGTGATGCAACCATCGGCAAAACTCGCTCGTGTTCGTGACATGATCTTCGTGAGACCTAACTTTCG ATTGGGAATTTTCGGATTCTTAGCGACCGAACCACTTTCTCGAGCTACGCATCCACCAACGTCCGGTAATTACGGACTCTCGGACATCATAGCCGCCCTACAGTGGGTCCAATTGAATATTCAGTATTTCGGTGGCAACAAAACTTCCGTAACTCTTTGGGGTCACAGAGCTGGTGGTACTTTAGTCACGACACTCGTAGGAATACGAAAAACTCGTGGTCTCTTTTCAAAAGTCTGGGTCTCCAGTGGTAGTGCGATTTTCCCTCGTAAAGATCTGAAAAAGTCTGAACAACAGAGCGAACAGTTTCTTAATTCCATTCGATGCACGGATGCGAATTGCTTGCGTAACAAGGGTGCCGAAGATCTGATAGATGCCGTACCGGAAACTTGGCATAGTAGCTTTGTTGGGCTGCCGGAAACGAGAGAGACTTTGGCGAGGGATCGAATGCACGAGTGGCTTGTTCTAGATGGTGCTATCTTACAGGAACATGTTGGTGAGATTTGGGTGAGGGATGAGTTGCCTATTAAAATCGTTATGGGTACCACTGCCCACTCGGGAACTCCGGCACGATATCTTTCTTCGAATGTTACTTTCAATTCCACGCAAATAGAGAAAATCATTCGTGAATCTCTACTCGGTACTAGCGGATTAGCGGATGAAGCACTcag ACGATACAACGCTACTCTTGAAGGTCTAGTCAGAATGATATCAGACATACGAGTGGTCTGTCCATTGGTGACAGTTGCCAGCATGAAATCGAACGTTCCATTCTATGTAGCTACTCAGCCACGTGGAAACTTGGCAGATCCTGATAGTGACGCAGCAGCTATACTCGGTACTTATGCAGCAAGAACGtcggaagaaaaaaggcaTGTATCAGCGATGCAACAGTTGTTCAATCATTATGTGTGGCACGGAGAAGTGCCTCAAGCTGATTCGTCAGGTGCGAATAGAGTTCTGATTGTTAGTCAGGATATTTTACCGCAACACGATTATCCAAATTGCGACTTTTGGATACAAAAGGATATCGTTCCCTTGTATGGGCGAGTCGATTAA
- the LOC122630869 gene encoding BRISC and BRCA1-A complex member 2-like, whose translation MVFLKSSDKMYNQQHLSLHSIDTYFEPFLNSVLSKDRLGVGWGVIKLDSIFSSCGKTKGDSFKLSIPYAGQNLVWNVLFDSQYPELGPDFIFSDETFLMDPDIENLSRYVPSLAKWDYKNNNALLKVIVELLSYYKEHQIQLLKKQGQRLNLEYSMLIETVPQEDIEVILLPVGTKPIEAYFSIRLDIDFSQLPTRINQSQNDAAMLLVTFCGPDWNCVVPNLYLSQSLEETFSGAASLHIPPFLPNSYLTAYIPKVKELIMDKINTIVQCYESRKKFVSALLLLQRDSIIEYDAVEFHDITLLLEHRDFYFLVHFHLTSMFPMEKPSIKLQSVYHMTAQGNLYSEELNNNYNCSIITNIQRWNPRQMISKILMYIIEKEVPKFQEKSTKNNRF comes from the exons atggTGTTTCTCAAGTCGTCTGATAAAATGTACAATCAACAACATTTATCTTTACATTCGATTGATACTTATTTTGAACCTTTTTTAAATAGTGTTTTAAGTAAAGATAGATTAG gagTAGGATGGGGTGTAATAAAACTAGATTCTATATTTTCTAGTTgtggaaaaacaaaaggagatagttttaaattatcaattcCTTATGCTGGTCAGAATCTTGTTTGGAATGTATTATTTGATAGTCAATATCCTGAGTTAGGTCctgattttatatttagtgATGAGACATTTTTAATGGATCCAGATATTGAGAATTTATCAAGATATGTACCTAGTCTTGCTAAGTgggattataaaaataataacgcattattaaaagttattgtTGAACTTTTATCCTACTATAAAGAACATCAA atacaGTTATTGAAAAAGCAAGGACAACGTTTGAACTTAGAATATAGTATGTTAATAGAAACAGTACCTCAAGAAGATATTGAAGTAATTTTGTTACCAGTGGGAACAAAACCAATAGAAGCTTATTTTTCCATACGTTTGGATATAGATTTTTCTCAGTTACCTACTCGAATCAATCAATCCCAGAATGATGCTGCTATGCTCTTAGTCACATTTTGTGGACCAGATTGGAATTGTGTTGTTCCAAATCTTTATTTATCACAAAGTTTAGAAGAGACATTTTCCGGTGCAGCATCATTACATATACCTCCTTTTTTACCCAATAGTTATTTAACAGCTTATATACCAAAAGTAAAAGAACTTATTATGGATAAG aTAAATACAATAGTTCAGTGTtatgaaagtagaaaaaaatttgtgtcAGCTTTACTCTTATTACAAAGAGATTCCATTATTGAGTATGATGCTGTTGAATTTCACGATATCACTCTGCTTTTAGAACATAgagatttttactttttagtGCATTTTCATCTTACATCAATGTTTCCAATGGAAAAACCATCAATAAAATTGCAATCTGTTTATCATATGACAGCACAAGGTAATTTATACAGTGAAGAGTTAAACAATAACTATAATTGttcaataattacaaatattcaaCGTTGGAATCCACGACAAATGATTAGTAAAATActaatgtatattatagaaaaggAAGTTCCTAAGTTTCAAGAAAAGTCTACTAAAAATAATCGGTTTTAA
- the LOC122630870 gene encoding BRISC and BRCA1-A complex member 1-like produces the protein MSTTQDLNEEIDTVSAKLTSTTMFTPAVNTPEQSKTPTSNNSNTSSRNLDSKKSCTVQENIRNLPELNIPEKILFVVDTVKEEKSTSFKVGTGGSYSPLYMIKRVVETFINAKSTIQRKHEYGLMILESSTIRWVCDFTNNIKTILNNLDTIEESSDDEKTFDIGQVFEEIQSRIPVKNYDMSFPMFTTRVILIYSRSNCIPRFNTGQKCLANLTENPYFFLDVLFVHEPPTSENLCEEVYAEITTLDTTNFSYILEVGRNAAKLHDNMAKLLAHPLQRPPQKDMCYTINESILTDLHTNSNV, from the coding sequence atgtcaacCACGCAAGATTTGAACGAAGAAATTGATACCGTGTCGGCAAAACTGACGTCGACGACTATGTTCACTCCTGCTGTAAATACTCCAGAACAATCGAAAACACCAACATCAAATAACAGCAATACATCCAGTCGAAATTTAGACAGTAAAAAGAGTTGTACTgtacaagaaaatattagaaatttgcCTGAATTAAATATAcctgaaaaaattttatttgtcgtCGACACAGTAAAAGAGGAGAAATCTACGTCATTCAAAGTTGGCACTGGTGGATCTTATTCGCCATTGTATATGATAAAACGTGTGGTAGAAACATTCATCAATGCCAAATCTACAATACAGCGAAAGCATGAGTATGGTCTTATGATTTTGGAATCTTCTACTATACGTTGGGTCTGTGATTTCACAAACAATATCAAAaccattttaaataatcttgaTACTATAGAGGAAAGCAGCGATGATGAAAAAACATTTGATATAGGACAAGTCTTTGAAGAAATACAGTCTAGAATACcagtaaaaaattatgatatgtCTTTCCCAATGTTTACAACACGCGTGATTTTGATATACTCGAGATCTAATTGTATACCAAGATTTAATACCGGACAAAAATGCCTTGCAAATTTAACTGAAAatccatatttctttttggatGTCTTATTTGTACATGAACCACCAACTTCTGAGAATTTATGTGAAGAAGTATATGCTGAAATAACTACTTTGGatacaacaaatttttcttatatcttagAAGTAGGAAGAAATGCTGCAAAATTGCACGATAATATGGCAAAATTATTAGCACATCCATTACAGCGGCCACCACAAAAAGATATGTGTTATACTATTAATGAATCTATTCTTACGGACCTACATACTAATTCTAATGTCTAG
- the LOC122630997 gene encoding laccase-1-like produces MIARRLLLLLLQIHFLAHYCYSEKTLITVYDDIGLTPIDPEIADRIDWNKHHCRRVCKDGGPAMDCYYTFKIESYRTMSKACYDCPFNITDCFRPHCIPADGIKRSVLVVNRQLPGPAIEVCQGDRVIVDVINLMHSESTTMHWHGLHHHKTPYMDGVPYISQCPIPPGSSFRYDYIATEIGTHFWHSHIGFQRGDGLFGPMIVRAPPSKNWHKDLYDVDEFTLTLYDWIHNMGSDMFLAHHHSNSDNKPRNLIVNSLGRYKSNNTDTNRISTAMPLTTFLVKKNLRYRFRLINAEFLNCPIEVSVDNHTLVVVSSDGRDIEPVEAESLVIYAGERFDFIVNMSQEVNNYWIRFRGLMDCDKRFNSAYQVAILRYENAKEIDPEREISYDRPPSHLPGLQVNALNKGTESNNTISIASLNAMDKNDKTSIREPDYQFYVSYDFYPKDNPHFHREGLYGFYQVRDWSQRLFTPQLNNISMKLPSFPLMSQRDLIDPNQFCNSNTVKGCDKNFCSCTHVLQVKLNSVVEVILIDEGITYEANHPFHIHGYQFRVVAMERLSKYISVDHVKERDAVGKINRKLDRAPLKDTVTVPNSGYTILRFYADNPGYWLFHCHIEFHAEIGMSLVFKVGDHEDMAKVPRNFPRCGDWKPSFDENNKLTENMVMPLPKVDPSENDVSQLNELQSSINKLIPLLLENRRVNSSSSNFTISKSLPILCIIISVLLKQLYS; encoded by the exons ATGATAGCTCGAAGGTTACTGTTATTACTGTTACAAATACACTTCCTCGCGCATTACTGTTATTCAG AGAAAACTTTAATAACGGTATACGATGACATCGGTCTAACACCGATCGATCCAGAAATCGCCGATAGGATTGATTGGAACAAACATCACTGTAGACGAGTTTGCAAAGATGGAGGACCAGCGATGGATTGTTATTACACCTTCAAAATCGAATCTTATCGTACAATGAGCAAAGCCTGTTATGATTGCCCATTTAATATCACCGATTGTTTCCGTCCTCACTGTATACCAGCCGATGGGATAAAGCGTTCGGTTTTAGTGGTTAATCGGCAGTTGCCTGGACCAGCAATCGAG GTCTGTCAAGGTGACAGAGTAATAGTCGATGTGATAAATTTAATGCACTCCGAGAGTACTACGATGCATTGGCATGGACTGCATCATCACAAGACACCATACATGGACGGAGTACCATACATATCGCAGTGCCCAATTCCTCCGGGATCCTCTTTTCGTTACGATTATATTGCCACTGAGATTGGAACTCATTTTTGGCATTCTCATATCG GTTTTCAACGAGGTGACGGGCTTTTTGGGCCCATGATCGTTCGTGCGCCACCCTCAAAAAATTGGCATAAGGATCTTTATGACGTGGATGAATTTACATTGACTCTCTACGATTGGATTCACAATATGGGGTCAGACATGTTCCTTGCTCATCATCATTCAAACAGCGACAATAAACCTCGTAATTTAATAGTTAATAGTTTGGGACGATATAAATCCAACAACACCGATACAAACAGAATTTCAACGGCAATGCCTTTAACGACGTTTCttgttaaaaaa AATTTAAGGTATCGATTCAGATTAATAAACGCTGAATTTCTTAATTGTCCTATTGAAGTGTCCGTGGATAATCACactctcgtcgtcgtcagcTCTGATGGACGTGATATCGAACCGGTGGAAG CTGAATCTTTGGTGATTTACGCTGGTGAGAGATTCGATTTTATAGTTAATATGAGTCAagaagttaataattattggatCCGATTCCGTGGATTAATGGATTGTGATAAGAGATTCAACAGTGCTTATCAAGTCGCTATTCTTAGATATGAAAATGCTAAGGAGATTGAtccagaaagagaaatttcgtACGATCGTCCTCCAAGTCATCTACCAGGATtg CAAGTGAATGCGTTAAACAAGGGTACAGAGTCGAATAATACTATCAGTATAGCTTCACTTAACGCGATGgataaaaatgacaaaacgAGTATCAGAGAACCGGATTATCAATTTTACGTGTCCTATGATTTTTACCCTAAGGACAATCCGCATTTTCATCGGGAAGGTCTTTATGGTTTCTATCAAG tACGTGATTGGTCACAACGATTGTTCACACCGCAATTAAATAACATATCGATGAAGTTACCATCTTTTCCACTCATGTCGCAAAGAGATTTAATTGACCCTAATCAATTTTGTAACTCTAATACCGTAAAAGGATGCGATAAAAACTTTTGTAGTTGTACTCACGTTCTCCAAGTGAAATTGAACAGTGTCGTCGAAGTGATACTTATTGATGAAG GTATTACTTACGAAGCAAATCATCCTTTTCATATCCATGGCTACCAGTTTCGCGTTGTAGCAATGGAGAGGCTAAGCAAGTATATCTCAGTTGATCATGTGAAAGAACGAGATGCAGTCGGTAAAATAAACAGGAAGCTCGATCGGGCGCCATTGAAAGATACAGTGACCGTTCCTAATAGCGGCTACAccattttacgattttatgCAGACAATCCag GATACTGGCTATTTCATTGTCACATCGAATTCCACGCCGAAATCGGTATGTCCTTGGTCTTTAAAGTAGGTGATCACGAGGACATGGCAAAAGTTCCACGTAATTTTCCTCGATGTGGCGATTGGAAACCGTCCTTCGATGAAAACAACAAATTAACTGAAAATATGGTCATGCCACTTCCGAAAGTTGATCCGTCAGAAAATGACGTAAGCCAGTTGAACGAATTACAGTCAtctattaacaaattaattccTTTGCTACTGGAAAATAGAAGAGTAAATTCCTCCTCATCTAATTTTACCATATCGAAATCTTTGCCGATCCTCTGTATCATTATTTCTGTTCTTCTTAAACAATTATATTCGTAG